A genome region from Mugil cephalus isolate CIBA_MC_2020 chromosome 13, CIBA_Mcephalus_1.1, whole genome shotgun sequence includes the following:
- the LOC125018865 gene encoding voltage-dependent anion-selective channel protein 2: MLTTLTMIYTQAFVQPPRVLSRAVIGLEFIGAVSLLQLVLQPVTPGSAARCEEHLRKSHFSLPLTPSFTDTMAVPPSYADLGKSAKDIFNKGYGFGLVKLDVKTKSASGVEFKTSGSSNTDTSKVAGTLETKYKRSEYGLTFTEKWNTDNTLGTEITVEDQIAKGLKLTFDTTFSPNTGKKSGKVKTAYKREYVNVGCDVDFDFAGPTIHGAAVVGYEGWLAGYQMSFDSAKSKMTQNNFAIGYKTGDFQLHTNVNDGAEFGGSIYQKVSDKLETAVNLAWTAGSNSTRFGIAAKYQLDKDASISAKVNNNSLVGVGYTQTLRPGVKLTLSGLVDGKNINAGGHKLGLGLELEA; this comes from the exons ATGCTGACGACTTTGACAATGATTTACACTCAGGCATTTGTGCAGCCTCCTCGGGTCCTGAGTCGGGCTGTGATAGGTCTGGAGTTCATTGGTGCAGTCAGTCTCCTTCAGCTCGTCCTCCAACCGGTGACGCCTGGTTCTGCCGCACGGTGTGAGGAACATCTCCGAAAAAGTCACTTTAGTTTACCACTAACCCCGTCTTTTACCG ATACAATGGCTGTGCCTCCCTCATACGCGGACCTGGGCAAGTCTGCCAAGGACATCTTCAACAAAGGCTATG GATTTGGCCTGGTGAAGCTCGATGTCAAGACAAAGTCAGCCAGTGGAGTG GAATTCAAAACATCTGGTTCCTCCAACACTGACACCAGCAAAGTTGCCGGCACCCTGGAAACTAAATACAAGAGGTCAGAATATGGCCTGACTTTCACTGAGAAGTGGAACACCGACAACACCTTGGGAACAGAAATCACCGTTGAAGATCAG ATTGCCAAAGGTCTGAAGTTGACATTTGACACAACCTTCTCACCAAACACTGG CAAGAAGAGTGGCAAAGTTAAGACCGCCTACAAGCGCGAGTACGTTAACGTGGGCTGTGATGTCGACTTTGACTTTGCTGGCCCCACCATCCACGGAGCTGCCGTCGTGGGCTACGAGGGATGGCTCGCTGGTTACCAGATGAGCTTCGACTCTGCCAAATCCAAAATGACCCAGAACAACTTCGCCATTGGCTACAAGACAGGAGACTTCCAGCTGCACACCAATGT CAATGATGGGGCCGAGTTCGGTGGCTCCATCTATCAGAAGGTCAGTGACAAGCTGGAGACAGCAGTCAACCTGGCATGGACCGCTGGCAGCAACAGCACACGCTTCGGTATCGCAGCCAAATACCAGCTGGACAAAGATGCCTCCATCAGT GCTAAAGTGAACAACAATAGCCTTGTTGGTGTTGGGTACACCCAGACTCTGAGACCTG GTGTGAAGCTCACTCTGTCTGGCCTGGTGGATGGAAAGAACATCAACGCAGGCGGCCACAAGCTGGGTCTGGGCCTGGAACTGGAAGCCTAA
- the LOC125019361 gene encoding neurofilament medium polypeptide isoform X1, giving the protein MSRRVEKRFDRINRDVYSPNRSRRFGSDTSVVINGTTPEMHSSEQLSGKFNEKELMHGLNDRLAGFIEKVHQLEHQNNLLEREIEEIRGRAKTASCLEEEYGPELGKLRQLVQDITHQKHQVEVEHQNLEEELCSLRRQHEREARSRSDAESSIAVLKKDIADAYQAKLQLDKKAQSLVDEIHFLKRNHEAEVSEMYDQIQDAQVNVRAHEFDHPGVTAALRDIRAQLEGHTVSDVQQIDETFRSQFAKLTEAAETKREALRASQQEIQEYRRRLQAKNLELDCAKGTREALEKQLHEVEDRQKEEIIRYQNAIKELENELINCKFDMSAYLREYQDLLNVKMALDVEILSYRKLLCGEEARLSTLSDTNISLPYIYHQSPVYTLPCLSRPGGPYRRAEPQYKFVEEIITETTREIEMSEFEETGSDETEKDEQQCTKSKRGGSEEEEYNKDGGQAESDEMSESQQNQGNELNEVDELSAEETGEVDDDDKSQERKEESQEFEAVDTEGDGDVDINTQSKVLQSESLDEDESKSGEKEAAGTVVTVQPDPSSKPQDLKCEVPVEGELLKETEDGKPGCAEEDSLISDLAKRPVNESLAQVSEKPDESQELSSDVHWQNKDNTLEKTTDVTAETKSTLPIDTRDVSSPHKSEVKTDKESQEITKSDSAKGGDKEAKAEDEGANVEDKVVKSEAKIEDTVAKDEDKVKGEDNVEKVEDKETKFEDKLAEGEDEDAKAADKVAKVEDKEEKGETEIEDTVAKHEEKEAKVEDKVTNGKDEVEKIEDKTEKIEDKVAKSEDIEVVFKDKQAQSEYKEAKLQDKEAKGEDKEAKVEDKEAKSETQIEDTVAKGEEKEAKVEDKMTNGKEEEEKIENKTEKIQDKVEDKMTNGKDQVEKIEDKVEKSEDIEVVVKDKQAQREYKDAKLQDKEAKGEDKEEKSEDKVAKSEDQEAKIEDKKVNGEAKIEDKKQIEDKVAQSDDKVPKLAKGEDKEEKVEERKVISETKIEVKVAKSEDKEAKIEDKKVNGEAQIEDKEAKVEDKQTKCEDKEAKIEDKVAKGEDNVTESKDKEAKVEDKRAKTEDKVEKGEDNIEKGEDKVAKGDDKEEKGEAKIEDKVAKSEDKATESKDKEAKVEDKQAKIDDKVAKSEDIEAKGEDKVAKGVDKVAKSEDKVAKSEDKFAKSEDKEGKVEDKQAKMEDKVAKGEDKEEKVEDKQAKGEDKEAKIEDTETKIEDKTAKGDDKVEKGIEDSYKDQDKESSVKSTVKSLPEVECSQPASEDVLQTVQTESPKENIAMTAGIKDEHQGAPESTQVQKPKPSE; this is encoded by the exons ATGAGTCGTAGGGTGGAAAAGAGGTTCGACAGAATCAATCGAGATGTATACTCTCCAAACAGATCGAGACGTTTTGGATCAGACACCAGCGTCGTGATTAACGGGACGACACCGGAAATGCATTCGAGCGAGCAGTTATCTGGAAAGTTTAATGAGAAAGAGCTGATGCATGGCTTGAACGACCGTCTTGCGGGATTCATAGAGAAGGTGCACCAGCTGGAGCACCAGAACAATCTGCTGGAGAGGGAAATCGAAGAGATCAGAGGGAGAGCGAAAACCGCATCATGTTTGGAGGAGGAGTATGGACCAGAGCTCGGGAAACTGAGGCAGCTGGTTCAGGACATAACTCATCAGAAGCACCAGGTTGAAGTCGAGCATCAGAATTTAGAGGAAGAGCTGTGCAGCTTGAGGAGGCAGCACGAGCGGGAGGCGCGCAGCAGATCAGATGCTGAGAGCAGTATCGCGGTCCTGAAGAAGGACATCGCTGACGCGTATCAGGCCAAGCTACAGCTGGACAAGAAAGCGCAGTCTCTGGTGGATGAGATCCACTTCCTGAAGAGAAACCATGAGGCCGAGGTGTCAGAGATGTATGATCAAATCCAGGATGCGCAGGTGAACGTGAGGGCGCACGAATTTGACCACCCCGGCGTCACTGCGGCACTTCGGGATATCAGGGCACAGCTGGAAGGTCACACCGTGTCCGACGTCCAGCAGATAGATGAAACTTTCCGATCTCAGTTTGCAAAATTAACAGAGGCAGCTGAGACCAAGCGAGAGGCGTTAAGGGCGTCCCAGCAGGAGATTCAGGAGTACAGGAGGCGCTTGCAGGCCAAAAACCTCGAATTGGACTGCGCTAAAGGCACCAGAGAAGCACTGGAGAAGCAACTCCATGAAGTCGAGGATCGCCAGAAGGAGGAAATCATCCGCTATCag AACGCAATCAAAGAACTTGAAAATGAACTCATAAACTGCAAATTTGACATGTCTGCTTACCTGCGGGAGTACCAGGACCTGTTAAATGTGAAGATGGCTTTGGATGTGGAGATTCTGTCTTACag GAAACTCCTGTGTGGTGAGGAGGCTCGGCTATCAACATTGTCGGACACCAACATCTCCTTGCCGTACATCTACCACCAGTCCCCTGTTTACACCCTCCCTTGCCTCAGCCGGCCGGGGGGACCATACCGGCGAGCAGAGCCCCAGTACAAATTTGTAGAGGAGATCATAACCGAGACCACCAGGGAAATTGAGATGTCAGAATTTGAGGAGACGGGATCagatgagacagaaaaagatgagCAGCAGTGTACAAAAAGTAAGAGAGGGGgcagtgaggaagaggagtatAATAAAGACGGTGGACAGGCAGAAAGTGACGAGATGTCTGAGAGTCAGCAGAATCAAGGAAATGAACTAAATGAAGTTGATGAATTGAGTGCAGAGGAAACTGGTGAAGTGGATGATGATGACAAAagtcaagaaagaaaagaggaatcACAGGAGTTTGAAGCTGTTGACACTGAAGGAGATGGCGACGTAGATATAAATACTCAAAGCAAAGTTTTACAGAGTGAGAGTCTGGATGAGGATGAAAGTAaatcaggagaaaaagaagctgcaggGACAGTAGTGACAGTCCAGCCAGATCCCTCTTCAAAGCCACAAGATTTAAAGTGTGAGGTCCCTGTGGAGGGAGAACTTCTGAAAGAAACTGAGGACGGTAAACCAGGATGTGCTGAGGAAGACAGTCTTATCTCAGATCTAGCAAAAAGACCCGTTAATGAAAGCTTGGCTCAAGTGTCTGAAAAACCAGACGAATCTCAAGAACTAAGCAGCGATGTTCATTGGCAAAATAAGGATAATACTTTGGAGAAAACCACAGATGTTACAGCAGAGACAAAAAGCACTCTGCCCATAGACACAAGGGACGTTTCAAGCCCACACAAGAGTGAGGTAAAGACTGACAAAGAATCACAAGAAATCACTAAATCTGATTCAGCAAAAGGTGGGGATAAAGAGGCAAAAGCTGAGGATGAAGGGGCAAACGTTGAGGATAAAGTAGTGAAGAGTGAAGCAAAAATTGAGGATACAGTGGCAAAAGATGAGGATAAAGTAAAAGGTGAAGATAACGTGGAAAAGGTTGAGGATAAAGAAACTAAATTTGAGGATAAACTAGCAGAAGGCGAAGATGAAGATGCAAAAGCTGCGGATAAAGTAGCAAAAGTggaagataaagaagaaaaaggtgaaACAGAAATTGAGGATACAGTGGCAAAACATgaggaaaaagaagcaaaagttGAGGACAAAGTGACAAATGGCAAGGACGAAGTAGAAAAAATTGaggacaaaactgaaaaaattgAGGATAAAGTAGCAAAAAGTGAGGATATAGAAGTAGTATTTAAGGACAAACAGGCACAAAGTGAGTATAAAGAAGCAAAACTTCAGGATAAAGAAGCAAAAGGGGAAGATAAAGAAGCAAAAGTGGAAGATAAAGAAGcaaaaagtgaaacacaaatTGAGGATACAGTGGCAAAAGGTgaggaaaaagaagcaaaagttgaggacaaaatgacaaatggcaaggaggaagaagaaaaaattgagaacaaaactgaaaaaattcAGGATAAAGTTGaggacaaaatgacaaatggcaAGGACCAAGTAGAAAAAATTGAGGATAAAGTAGAAAAAAGTGAGGATATAGAAGTAGTAGTTAAGGACAAACAGGCACAAAGAGAGTATAAAGATGCAAAACTTCAGGATAAAGAAGCAAAAGGggaagataaagaagaaaaaagtgaggATAAAGTAGCAAAAAGTGAGGATCAAGAAGCAAAAATTGAGGACAAAAAGGTAAATGGTGAGGCAAAAATTGaggataaaaaacaaattgagGATAAAGTAGCACAAAGTGATGATAAAGTACCAAAATTAGCAAAAGGTgaggataaagaagaaaaagttgagGAGAGAAAGGTAATAAGTGAGACAAAAATTGAGGTTAAAGTAGCAAAAAGCGAGGATAAAGAAGCAAAAATTGAGGACAAAAAGGTAAATGGTGAGGCACAAATTGAGGATAAAGAAGCAAAAGTTgaggacaaacagacaaaatgtgagGATAAAGAAGCGAAAATTGAGGATAAAGTAGCAAAAGGTGAGGATAATGTCACAGAGAGTAAGGATAAAGAAGCAAAAGTTGAAGATAAACGGGCAAAAACTGAGGATAAAGTAGAAAAAGGTGAGGATAACATTGAAAAAGGTGAGGATAAAGTAGCAAAAGGTGAcgataaagaagaaaaaggtgagGCAAAAATTGAGGATAAAGTAGCAAAAAGTGAGGATAAAGCCACAGAAAGTAAGGATAAAGAAGCAAAGGTTGAGGATAAACAGGCAAAAATTGACGATAAAGTAGCAAAAAGTGAGGATATAGAAGCAAAAGGTGAGGATAAAGTAGCAAAAGGTGTAGATAAAGTTGCAAAAAGTGAGGATAAAGTTGCAAAAAGTGaggataaatttgcaaaaagtGAGGATAAAGAAGGAAAGGTTGAGGATAAACAGGCAAAAATGGAGGATAAAGTAGCAAAAGGTgaggataaagaagaaaaagttgagGACAAACAAGCAAAAGGTGAAGATAAAGAAGCAAAAATTGAGgatacagaaacaaaaattgagGACAAAACTGCAAAAGGTGACGATAAAGTAGAAAAAGGCATTGAGGATAGTTACAAAGACCAGGATAAGGAGTCATCTGTTAAGTCTACAGTGAAAAGTCTTCCTGAAGTTGAGTGTTCACAGCCAGCTAGTGAGGATGTTCTTCAAACAGTCCAAACTGAGTCACCAAAGGAAAATATAGCCATGACTGCAGGAATAAAAGACGAACATCAGGGGGCACCAGAGAGCACCCAAGTTCAGAAACCAAAACCCTCTGAATAA
- the LOC125019361 gene encoding neurofilament medium polypeptide isoform X2 gives MSRRVEKRFDRINRDVYSPNRSRRFGSDTSVVINGTTPEMHSSEQLSGKFNEKELMHGLNDRLAGFIEKVHQLEHQNNLLEREIEEIRGRAKTASCLEEEYGPELGKLRQLVQDITHQKHQVEVEHQNLEEELCSLRRQHEREARSRSDAESSIAVLKKDIADAYQAKLQLDKKAQSLVDEIHFLKRNHEAEVSEMYDQIQDAQVNVRAHEFDHPGVTAALRDIRAQLEGHTVSDVQQIDETFRSQFAKLTEAAETKREALRASQQEIQEYRRRLQAKNLELDCAKGTREALEKQLHEVEDRQKEEIIRYQNAIKELENELINCKFDMSAYLREYQDLLNVKMALDVEILSYRKLLCGEEARLSTLSDTNISLPYIYHQSPVYTLPCLSRPGGPYRRAEPQYKFVEEIITETTREIEMSEFEETGSDETEKDEQQCTKSKRGGSEEEEYNKDGGQAESDEMSESQQNQGNELNEVDELSAEETGEVDDDDKSQERKEESQEFEAVDTEGDGDVDINTQSKVLQSESLDEDESKSGEKEAAGTVVTVQPDPSSKPQDLKCEVPVEGELLKETEDGKPGCAEEDSLISDLAKRPVNESLAQVSEKPDESQELSSDVHWQNKDNTLEKTTDVTAETKSTLPIDTRDVSSPHKSEVKTDKESQEITKSDSAKGGDKEAKAEDEGANVEDKVVKSEAKIEDTVAKDEDKVKGEDNVEKVEDKETKFEDKLAEGEDEDAKAADKVAKVEDKEEKGETEIEDTVAKHEEKEAKVEDKVTNGKDEVEKIEDKTEKIEDKVAKSEDIEVVFKDKQAQSEYKEAKLQDKEAKGEDKEAKVEDKEAKSETQIEDTVAKGEEKEAKVEDKMTNGKEEEEKIENKTEKIQDKVEDKMTNGKDQVEKIEDKVEKSEDIEVVVKDKQAQREYKDAKLQDKEAKGEDKEEKSEDKVAKSDDKVPKLAKGEDKEEKVEERKVISETKIEVKVAKSEDKEAKIEDKKVNGEAQIEDKEAKVEDKQTKCEDKEAKIEDKVAKGEDNVTESKDKEAKVEDKRAKTEDKVEKGEDNIEKGEDKVAKGDDKEEKGEAKIEDKVAKSEDKATESKDKEAKVEDKQAKIDDKVAKSEDIEAKGEDKVAKGVDKVAKSEDKVAKSEDKFAKSEDKEGKVEDKQAKMEDKVAKGEDKEEKVEDKQAKGEDKEAKIEDTETKIEDKTAKGDDKVEKGIEDSYKDQDKESSVKSTVKSLPEVECSQPASEDVLQTVQTESPKENIAMTAGIKDEHQGAPESTQVQKPKPSE, from the exons ATGAGTCGTAGGGTGGAAAAGAGGTTCGACAGAATCAATCGAGATGTATACTCTCCAAACAGATCGAGACGTTTTGGATCAGACACCAGCGTCGTGATTAACGGGACGACACCGGAAATGCATTCGAGCGAGCAGTTATCTGGAAAGTTTAATGAGAAAGAGCTGATGCATGGCTTGAACGACCGTCTTGCGGGATTCATAGAGAAGGTGCACCAGCTGGAGCACCAGAACAATCTGCTGGAGAGGGAAATCGAAGAGATCAGAGGGAGAGCGAAAACCGCATCATGTTTGGAGGAGGAGTATGGACCAGAGCTCGGGAAACTGAGGCAGCTGGTTCAGGACATAACTCATCAGAAGCACCAGGTTGAAGTCGAGCATCAGAATTTAGAGGAAGAGCTGTGCAGCTTGAGGAGGCAGCACGAGCGGGAGGCGCGCAGCAGATCAGATGCTGAGAGCAGTATCGCGGTCCTGAAGAAGGACATCGCTGACGCGTATCAGGCCAAGCTACAGCTGGACAAGAAAGCGCAGTCTCTGGTGGATGAGATCCACTTCCTGAAGAGAAACCATGAGGCCGAGGTGTCAGAGATGTATGATCAAATCCAGGATGCGCAGGTGAACGTGAGGGCGCACGAATTTGACCACCCCGGCGTCACTGCGGCACTTCGGGATATCAGGGCACAGCTGGAAGGTCACACCGTGTCCGACGTCCAGCAGATAGATGAAACTTTCCGATCTCAGTTTGCAAAATTAACAGAGGCAGCTGAGACCAAGCGAGAGGCGTTAAGGGCGTCCCAGCAGGAGATTCAGGAGTACAGGAGGCGCTTGCAGGCCAAAAACCTCGAATTGGACTGCGCTAAAGGCACCAGAGAAGCACTGGAGAAGCAACTCCATGAAGTCGAGGATCGCCAGAAGGAGGAAATCATCCGCTATCag AACGCAATCAAAGAACTTGAAAATGAACTCATAAACTGCAAATTTGACATGTCTGCTTACCTGCGGGAGTACCAGGACCTGTTAAATGTGAAGATGGCTTTGGATGTGGAGATTCTGTCTTACag GAAACTCCTGTGTGGTGAGGAGGCTCGGCTATCAACATTGTCGGACACCAACATCTCCTTGCCGTACATCTACCACCAGTCCCCTGTTTACACCCTCCCTTGCCTCAGCCGGCCGGGGGGACCATACCGGCGAGCAGAGCCCCAGTACAAATTTGTAGAGGAGATCATAACCGAGACCACCAGGGAAATTGAGATGTCAGAATTTGAGGAGACGGGATCagatgagacagaaaaagatgagCAGCAGTGTACAAAAAGTAAGAGAGGGGgcagtgaggaagaggagtatAATAAAGACGGTGGACAGGCAGAAAGTGACGAGATGTCTGAGAGTCAGCAGAATCAAGGAAATGAACTAAATGAAGTTGATGAATTGAGTGCAGAGGAAACTGGTGAAGTGGATGATGATGACAAAagtcaagaaagaaaagaggaatcACAGGAGTTTGAAGCTGTTGACACTGAAGGAGATGGCGACGTAGATATAAATACTCAAAGCAAAGTTTTACAGAGTGAGAGTCTGGATGAGGATGAAAGTAaatcaggagaaaaagaagctgcaggGACAGTAGTGACAGTCCAGCCAGATCCCTCTTCAAAGCCACAAGATTTAAAGTGTGAGGTCCCTGTGGAGGGAGAACTTCTGAAAGAAACTGAGGACGGTAAACCAGGATGTGCTGAGGAAGACAGTCTTATCTCAGATCTAGCAAAAAGACCCGTTAATGAAAGCTTGGCTCAAGTGTCTGAAAAACCAGACGAATCTCAAGAACTAAGCAGCGATGTTCATTGGCAAAATAAGGATAATACTTTGGAGAAAACCACAGATGTTACAGCAGAGACAAAAAGCACTCTGCCCATAGACACAAGGGACGTTTCAAGCCCACACAAGAGTGAGGTAAAGACTGACAAAGAATCACAAGAAATCACTAAATCTGATTCAGCAAAAGGTGGGGATAAAGAGGCAAAAGCTGAGGATGAAGGGGCAAACGTTGAGGATAAAGTAGTGAAGAGTGAAGCAAAAATTGAGGATACAGTGGCAAAAGATGAGGATAAAGTAAAAGGTGAAGATAACGTGGAAAAGGTTGAGGATAAAGAAACTAAATTTGAGGATAAACTAGCAGAAGGCGAAGATGAAGATGCAAAAGCTGCGGATAAAGTAGCAAAAGTggaagataaagaagaaaaaggtgaaACAGAAATTGAGGATACAGTGGCAAAACATgaggaaaaagaagcaaaagttGAGGACAAAGTGACAAATGGCAAGGACGAAGTAGAAAAAATTGaggacaaaactgaaaaaattgAGGATAAAGTAGCAAAAAGTGAGGATATAGAAGTAGTATTTAAGGACAAACAGGCACAAAGTGAGTATAAAGAAGCAAAACTTCAGGATAAAGAAGCAAAAGGGGAAGATAAAGAAGCAAAAGTGGAAGATAAAGAAGcaaaaagtgaaacacaaatTGAGGATACAGTGGCAAAAGGTgaggaaaaagaagcaaaagttgaggacaaaatgacaaatggcaaggaggaagaagaaaaaattgagaacaaaactgaaaaaattcAGGATAAAGTTGaggacaaaatgacaaatggcaAGGACCAAGTAGAAAAAATTGAGGATAAAGTAGAAAAAAGTGAGGATATAGAAGTAGTAGTTAAGGACAAACAGGCACAAAGAGAGTATAAAGATGCAAAACTTCAGGATAAAGAAGCAAAAGGggaagataaagaagaaaaaagtgaggATAAAGTAGCAAAAA GTGATGATAAAGTACCAAAATTAGCAAAAGGTgaggataaagaagaaaaagttgagGAGAGAAAGGTAATAAGTGAGACAAAAATTGAGGTTAAAGTAGCAAAAAGCGAGGATAAAGAAGCAAAAATTGAGGACAAAAAGGTAAATGGTGAGGCACAAATTGAGGATAAAGAAGCAAAAGTTgaggacaaacagacaaaatgtgagGATAAAGAAGCGAAAATTGAGGATAAAGTAGCAAAAGGTGAGGATAATGTCACAGAGAGTAAGGATAAAGAAGCAAAAGTTGAAGATAAACGGGCAAAAACTGAGGATAAAGTAGAAAAAGGTGAGGATAACATTGAAAAAGGTGAGGATAAAGTAGCAAAAGGTGAcgataaagaagaaaaaggtgagGCAAAAATTGAGGATAAAGTAGCAAAAAGTGAGGATAAAGCCACAGAAAGTAAGGATAAAGAAGCAAAGGTTGAGGATAAACAGGCAAAAATTGACGATAAAGTAGCAAAAAGTGAGGATATAGAAGCAAAAGGTGAGGATAAAGTAGCAAAAGGTGTAGATAAAGTTGCAAAAAGTGAGGATAAAGTTGCAAAAAGTGaggataaatttgcaaaaagtGAGGATAAAGAAGGAAAGGTTGAGGATAAACAGGCAAAAATGGAGGATAAAGTAGCAAAAGGTgaggataaagaagaaaaagttgagGACAAACAAGCAAAAGGTGAAGATAAAGAAGCAAAAATTGAGgatacagaaacaaaaattgagGACAAAACTGCAAAAGGTGACGATAAAGTAGAAAAAGGCATTGAGGATAGTTACAAAGACCAGGATAAGGAGTCATCTGTTAAGTCTACAGTGAAAAGTCTTCCTGAAGTTGAGTGTTCACAGCCAGCTAGTGAGGATGTTCTTCAAACAGTCCAAACTGAGTCACCAAAGGAAAATATAGCCATGACTGCAGGAATAAAAGACGAACATCAGGGGGCACCAGAGAGCACCCAAGTTCAGAAACCAAAACCCTCTGAATAA
- the comtd1 gene encoding catechol O-methyltransferase domain-containing protein 1 has product MQSIMATDIKMLFCVGLFFVLTGVGKSALIGKSHSGGKDDLVLQYVVNNSLREHPVLTKLRLRTLEDQWSRMMVASEQAQLMANLIRLINGTKAIEIGMYTEYNALSMALAMPENGRVVACEIEDTYVEIAKPFFKEAGVENKIDVRLQTAMKTLDDLITAGEAGTYDFVFIDADKSNYDGYYEKSLELIRKGGIIAIDNVLWSGKVVNPAPTDLTSQALDALNKKLHKDQRIELSMLTVGDGLTIAIKR; this is encoded by the exons ATGCAGAGCATAATGGCCACGGACATTAAAATGCTTTTCTGTGTTGGACTTTTTTTCGTCTTAACAG GTGTAGGGAAGTCTGCCCTTATTGGGAAGAGCCACAGCGGAGGAAAGGACGATCTCGTGCTGCAGTATGTGGTTAACAACTCACTGAGGGAGCATCCGGTTCTCACCAAACTCAGACTG agaaCCCTTGAAGACCAATGGAGTCGCATGATGGTTGCCAGCGAACAGGCCCAGTTAATGGCAAATCTCATCAGACTGATTAACGGCACCAAAGCTATTGAAATTG GGATGTATACAGAGTACAATGCACTGAGTATGGCTTTGGCAATGCCAGAAAATGGACGCGTGGTCGCTTGTGAAATAGAGGACACCTACGTGGAAATTGCCAAACCATTTTTTAAAGAG GCTGGAGTTGAAAATAAGATAGATGTACGGCTTCAAACAGCCATGAAAACGCTGG ATGACCTGATAACAGCCGGAGAGGCTGGAACATATGACTTTGTGTTCATTGACGCTGATAAGTCCAACTATGACGGATACTACGAGAAGTCACTGGAGCTCATAAGGAAAGGGGGCATTATTGCGATTGACAAT GTGCTGTGGAGCGGGAAAGTCGTGAATCCTGCTCCCACTGACCTCACGTCCCAGGCTCTGGATGCTCTCAATAAGAAGCTGCACAAGGACCAGAGGATTGAGCTGAGCATGCTCACCGTGGGGGATGGGTTGACCATCGCTATTAAACGCTAA